The following nucleotide sequence is from Mycobacterium sp. Z3061.
CGCTCAAGGGTGCACAACGCGATATCCGCCGGACCATCCAGCACCGCCTCGGCGCCGATCCACCACACCCCGAACAGCACCGCCGCCGTCTGCCAGTGCGCCGGCAACAACACCGCGACCCGGCTGCCCGGCCCGGCGCCCAACTCGTCGCGCAGCAGGTTGGCGGTTTTGGCGGCCCAGTTGGCCAATGTCACCGCGGACAGCTCGATGCGCTCGCCGGTCGAGTCGTCGTAGTAGGTGATGCGCGGGCCGACCGGGTCGGCGCGCAGCAAGGGGTCCAGGATCGACCCGGACAGCGTGGGGTTCAGTTGATGCACTCCGGCTTCTCCGAGCCCGCGGTGAGGATCGGTGACGGCGCCGGAACGTTGCTGCTGTTGACCGATCCGACGGTCGATGCGCGCGCGGGCGTCGGCGTCGAACCGTCTAGGCCTGAGCCCGGTCCCGTGTAGTCGTTGGCCAGCACCACCCGCACCTGCCCGGCCGGAATCGAGGAGTCGGCGACGACGGGCAGCCCACCCAGTTGCCGGGCGATTTCCTGGGCGCCCAGGTCGTCGGTTTTCGCCGCCCGCACCTGGCTGTTCTTGACGTGGCCGCCCTCGTTGTTGCCGGCTGAGCCGGCAGCGAATCCCTTGGCGCTGAGCACGTCGAGGACCGCGGAGGCCAAGCCGTTGATGTCGGTGTCGTTCATCACGTTGGCGGTGGTCTTGCCGGGTGTGTAGGCGAGTTCCTCGGTCTTGCCCTGGTCCTGCTCGTGCAGCAGGCCGCCCACCCATTCCTGTACCGCGTGCGGATCCACCCGCACCACACTCTGCATGCCGTCGTCGCTCCAGCCGGCCCCGTCGAGTACCGGGATGGTGGCGAACGCGACGTTGCCGCCGGTCAGCTTGGACACCTGCTGGACGAAGTCCATGATGTTCCAGCCTTCCGAGATCACCACCGAGCGTTGCACGGCCGCCTCGAGTCGCTTGAGCGTGGTCGGGCTGGACAGCGTCTTACCGGAGATCACCCGGTGGGCCAGCGACGCCATCACGACCTGCTGGCGCACCACCCGGTCCAGGTCGCCGCGCGGCAGCTCGTGGCGCTGCCGCACGAAGCTCAGGGCCTGCGGGCCGTTCAGCCGCTGCTGGCCGGCCGGGAAGTCGGCGCCCGAAAGTGGTTCGTAGACGGCGTCTTTGAGGCAGACCTCGACGCCGCCGAGGGCGTCGGCGATCAGCGCGAAGCCGAGCAGGCCGATCTCGGCGTAGTGGTCGACGGTGACGCCGGTGAGATCGGCCACCGTCTTGATCAGCGCCTCGCGGCCGGCCTGGGTGCCTGCGGTGGCGGCTTCGGCGGGCGAGGCGCCGGCCTGCACCAGGCTGGTGCGCTTGATCTCGCGGGTCTGCCCGTAGACGCCGTTGATCTTGGTCTTGCCCAGTCCGGGGGCCTGCACGTAGGAGTCGCGGGGGATCGAGATCGCGGTCGCCGACTTCCCGTTGTTCGGTATCCGGACCAGGATGATGGTGTCGGTGTTGGTGGCTTCCTCGTCGCCGGCGCGCAGCGTCGCCAGTTCCTCAGCGGTCAGGGGGTTGCCGTGCGCGTCGGTGCGGCTGTCGAGGCCGACCAGCAGGATGTCGATCGCGCCGTCGTCGGCGCCGCGGCCCAGTGAGGCTGACGACATGTGAAAAATGCCGTCCTCGAAGGAGCGGACGTTGCTCCAGGCCACCCCGGTGCCGATCACGACCACCAGGGCCAGAGCGGTAGAGACCACACGAGTCACACGAGCCACACTTTGCGCAGGCATCACTGTAGGCTACTTGTGCAACAGCCGCTTTCCGGGTAGCCGGGCTCGGCGTGCCAGACTCGAACACATGTCGGACAGGCTTGTCATTACCGGTGCGGGGGGGCAGCTGGGCACCCTGGTGGCGGCTCAGGCCATCCGCGAGGGTCGGGACGTGCTGGCCAGGACGTCGGGGGAGTGGGACATCACCGATCCGGCCCTGGCCGACGAGATCATCCAGCCTGGCGATGTCGTCATCAACTGCGCGGCCTACACCGACGTCGACGGCGCCGAGACCGACGAAGCCCGCGCCTACGCCGTCAACGCCACCGGCCCAGAGAACCTCGCCCGTGCGTGCGCCCGCGCCGGAGCCTCGCTGATCCACGTCTCCACCGACTACGTCTTCAACGGCGATTTCGGCGGCGCCGACCCACGGCCCTATGAACCTGACGACACCACCGGCCCGCAGGGCGTCTACGCGGCAAGCAAGTTGGCCGGGGAGCAGGCCGTGCAGGCCGCGCTGCCGGAGGCGGTGGTCGTGCGCACCGCCTGGGTGTACACCGGCGGGTCCGACAGAGGCGATTTCGTCGCCGTCATGCAGCGGTTGGCCGGCCGGGACGGCCCGATCAAGGTGGTCGACGACCAGACCGGCTCGCCCACCTACGCAGCAGACCTGGCCGCCGCGCTGCTGGAGCTGGCCGCCAGTCCCGTGCGGGGACGCGTGCTGCACGCCGCCAACGAGGGTGTGGTGTCTCGTTTCGAATGGGCCCGGGCGGTGTTCGAGGAAAGCGGCGCCGACCCCGCGCGGGTGACCCCGTGCAGCAGCGACGAGTTTCCGCGGCCTGCGGCGCGCCCGTCGTATTCGGCGTTGTCCGGGCGGTCGTGGGCGGCCGCCGGCCTCACCCCGCTGCGCCCGTGGCGCGCTGCCCTCAACGCGGCGCTGACGGCCGCCGCCGACCGACCGTTACCCTCTACGCGTGACTGACGTTCTGCCGGTCGTCGCGGTGACCTATTCGCCGGGCCCACACCTGGAGCGGTTCCTGGCCTCGTTGTCGCTGGCCACGGACCGGCCGGTGGGCGTGCTGCTGGCCGACAACGGCTCTACCGACGGCACCCCGGAAGCGGCTGTCGAGCGCTACCCGAACGTGCGCCTGATGCCCACCGGCGCCAATCTCGGCTACGGCACGGCGGTCAACCGCACCATCGAGCACTTGAGCCAGGCGCGTGGCGGTGAATGGGACCGCTTCGACCGGGAGTGGGTGATCGTCGCCAACCCGGATGTGCAGTGGGGTCCGGGCAGCATCGACGCCCTGCTGGAGGCCGCCGCCCGCTGGCCGCGCGCCGGCGCACTGGGTCCGCTGATCCGGGACCCGGACGGGTCGGTGTACCCGTCGGCGCGCCACCTGCCCAGCCTGATCCGCGGCGGCATGCACGCCATGCTCGGGCCGGTGTGGCCGCGCAACCGGTGGACGCGGGCCTACCGCCAGGAGCACCTCGATCCCAGCGAGCGGCCGGTCGGGTGGCTGTCCGGGTCGTGTCTGCTGGTGCGGCGGTCGGCGTTCGACCAGATCGGCGGCTTCGACGAGCGCTACTTCATGTACATGGAAGACGTCGACCTCGGCGACCGGCTCGGAAAAGCCGGCTGGCAGTCCATCTACGTGCCGACGGCCGAGGTGCTGCACCACAAGGGACACTCGACCGGCCGTGACCCGGGCCGCCACCTGGCCGCCCACCACCGCAGTACCTATATCTTTCTGGCCGATCGCAACACCGGGTTTTGGCGGGCCCCGCTGCGCTGGACTTTGCGCGGATCGCTGGCGGTGCGGTCGCGGGTGATGGTGCGCAATGCGGTGCGAAGGTCCCGGCGGGCCGCGCGAGAAGAACTGGCAGAAGGGCGGCGCTGAAGTGGCAACCCATGACGTTGATGCGGTGGTCCTGGTCGGCGGCAAGGGCACCCGGTTGCGGCCGCTGACGTTGTCGGCGCCCAAGCCGATGTTGCCGACGGCCGGCCTGCCGTTCCTGACCCACCTATTGTCGCGGATCGCCGCGGCCGGCATCGAGCACGTGGTGCTGGGCACCTCCTACCGGGCCGAGGTGTTCGAGGCCGAGTTCGGCGACGGCTCCAAGCTCGGGTTGCAGATCGACTACGTCACCGAGGAGAAGCCGCTGGGCACCGGCGGCGGCATCGCAAATGTCGCCGAGAAGCTGCGGCACGACACCGTGATGGTGTTCAACGGCGACGTGCTCTCCGGCACCGACCTGGGCGAGCTGCTGGCCTTCCACCGCGATCACCAGGCCGATGTGACGTTGCACCTGGTGCGGGTGAGCGATCCCCGCGCGTTCGGATGCGTGCCGACCGACAGCGACGGCCGGGTGACCGCGTTTCTGGAGAAGACGCAGGATCCGCCGACCGACCAGATCAACGCCGGCTGCTACGTGTTCCAGCGGCCGATCATCGACCGGATCCCGCGCGGTCGGGAGGTGTCGGTGGAGCGCGAGGTGTTCCCGGCGCTGCTGTCGGACCCGGACGTGAAGGTGTGCGGCTATGTCGACGCCACCTACTGGCGCGACATGGGCACCCCGGAGGACTTCGTGCGCGGGTCCGCGGACCTGGTGCGCGGCATCGCCCCGTCGCCGGCACTGCACGGCCAGCGCGGTGAGAGCCTGGTGCACGACGGCGCCGCCGTGGCCCCCGGGGCGCTGCTCATCGGCGGCACGGTGGTGGGGCGCGGGGCCGAGATCGGTCCGGGCGCGCGGCTGGACGGCGCGGTTATCTTTGACGGCGTCAAGGTGGAGGCCGGCAGCGTGATCGAGCGCTCGATCATCGGCTTCGGCGCCCGCATCGGCCCGCGGGCGCTGATCCGCGACGGGGTGATCGGCGACGGGGCGGACATCGGCGCGCGCTGCGAACTGCTGCGCGGCGCGCGGGTGTGGCCGGGCGTATCTATTCCCGACGGCGGCATCCGCTACTCGTCAGACGTCTGAGCCCTCTCGGCGCGCGAACGTGCGGCCAGCTTCACACTCGCGCGCGAACGTGCGGCCAGCTTCACACTCGGCGCAACGACTGCTGCACCAGGTATTCCAGCGCGTGATCGGTGCCCGACGGCAACTCGCCGGCCGGCCACCACCGCAGGTCGTCGGACTCGTCGCTGAGTACGATCTGCGCCCCGGCCGGGGCATGCGCCATGAACTGCAGGTCCAGGTGCCGGGTCGGAACCCCCAGCGAGCAGGTGACCGGATGTACATGCACCGCAACCAGTTCCGGCCGCAACCAGAGATTGGCGACGCCGGACTCCTCGGTCGCTTCCCGCAGTGCGGCGGCCAGGATGTCCTCGTCGTCCTCGCAGTGCCCGCCCAGTTGGACCCAGCGGCCCAGCCGGGGATGCAGGGTGAGCAGCACGCGCTCGCCGGTCTCGTCGAGCACCAGGGTGGACGCGGTGACGTGGCCCGGTTCGCACTCGCGCAGGCAGGAGTCGTCGCGAGCGAGCACGAATCCCAGCACCGCCTCCCGCAACGAGTCCTGCGCCGGGTTGGGTGCCTCCCAGTCCGTGAGCAGCGTGATCACCGATTCCCGCACGCTCATCGCGACCCGCTCCTGGCCCGCCTCGCGGTCCTCCGATGCCGCAGCGCGAGCCACGCCGCGCGGCATTGCGCCACCACCTCCGGCGAGACACCCAGCTTCTCGATCAGCACCCGCCGGTCCACCAGGTCGAGCGCCTTCTCGATCTCGTTGGCCCGCAACAGCAGATCGACGTCGCCGGCCAGGTCGGGATCGGCGCACGCCGGCGGCGGGACAGGCAACCGCTCGGCCTCGGCAGGTTCGAGCTCCAGAATTCCGCCGCCGTAACTGCGGCCCATGATCTCGGCGAATGCGAAGGTCGCGCTGTTGTGGAACACCGCGGCCAGCGCGTGGGGTTCGGTGCCGGGCGCGACCCGCACCCGGTGCACGGTGTCCGTGCTGGTGGCGCCCGCCCCGTTGACCGTCAGCCGCGCAGACAGGTGAATTTGGCGCAGCATGAACAGATCTGGGACCCACAGCGACGGCGTGACCCACCACGGCTTGCGCAGCGAGCACTTGTAGCCGCGGTGCACGCCGGCCGCCTCGCCGGCCGCGATGTGGGCCAGCAGCGCGCCGTCCTGCGGACGCGCCGGCGCATGCAGCAACCAGGCGCGCTGACCGGTCGTCAGATCGCTTGTGCGGCAATCATTGTCGTAAACCAGTCCGGACAGCTGGACGCTGCGCGAGACCAGCGGCACACAGTACGGCGTGAGTCCCAGCTCGTCCGCCTGTGCGTCGGTGAAGGTGAAGAAGCTGTTGCGGCCCGTCACGATGCCGACGTCCACCTCGGCAAGCAGGCCCAGCCGGGTCAGCCGGCCGGATTCCCTGAGGCCGCGCAGCGTGCATATCTGCGACGGTTCCAGGAAATAGGTGGTCCACTTCTCGTGGTCGTGCCGCAGCGCCGGAGCGGACGGCACGTCCAGGTCCGCCGCGACCAGCGCGTCGGCGTCGTCGAGCTGCACGGTGCGGATGCGGGCCGGCCCGGGGCCGACGACGCCGCAGAACAACACCACCTCCTGCAAAACGCCCTCGAACACCAGGCGCCCGAAGCTCAGCAGCGTGATCTCCCGGTAGCGGCTCACCAGGAAGTCGCGTAGCTGCGCCGCATACCCGACCTGCAGCAGCTCGGCGGGCAGCACCAGGCCAACCCGGCCGCCCTCGCGCACCAGGGTGGTGCTCGCCACCACGAACGGCACCCAGGCATTGGTCAACCGGTTGGGGCGCAACCCTTCTCGATGCAGGGCGGCCAGCGCGGGCTCGCGCTGCTGCGCCGGCCAATGCCCGAAGCGGATGTAGGGCGGGTTGCCCGCCACACCGTCCCAGTCCCGGCCGCCCGACCACGAAAACAGGTCCGCGGTGTCAACGGGGGCGAACGTCCGTGCCTTCGCCGCTTCAGCGCCAACCAGTTCCACGCCGCGTGCCTGATCGCTGAGCGCGGCCAGCTCGCGCAGGATCTGCCCGTCACCGCAGGACGGCTCCAGCACCCGGGGTCCGGCCTGGGTGACCCAGCCGGCCAGAAAGCGGGCGATCGGCGCCGGCGTGTAATAGCCGCCGCGAATCTTGTCGGCCGTCACGGCCGCCTTGCCCGCGAACGTATTCATTTGCGGATCAACAGCTCCGTGATCGGCACCGGGTCGCGTAAACCCGCGGGCTCGGCGGCATAGCCGATCGCCACGGCGCCCAGCGGCGCCCACTCGGCGGGTAGCGAAAGCTCGTCGCGGACGAGGTCGGCAGCGAAGATCGTCGAGCCGATCCAGCAACTGCC
It contains:
- a CDS encoding LCP family protein; this encodes MMPAQSVARVTRVVSTALALVVVIGTGVAWSNVRSFEDGIFHMSSASLGRGADDGAIDILLVGLDSRTDAHGNPLTAEELATLRAGDEEATNTDTIILVRIPNNGKSATAISIPRDSYVQAPGLGKTKINGVYGQTREIKRTSLVQAGASPAEAATAGTQAGREALIKTVADLTGVTVDHYAEIGLLGFALIADALGGVEVCLKDAVYEPLSGADFPAGQQRLNGPQALSFVRQRHELPRGDLDRVVRQQVVMASLAHRVISGKTLSSPTTLKRLEAAVQRSVVISEGWNIMDFVQQVSKLTGGNVAFATIPVLDGAGWSDDGMQSVVRVDPHAVQEWVGGLLHEQDQGKTEELAYTPGKTTANVMNDTDINGLASAVLDVLSAKGFAAGSAGNNEGGHVKNSQVRAAKTDDLGAQEIARQLGGLPVVADSSIPAGQVRVVLANDYTGPGSGLDGSTPTPARASTVGSVNSSNVPAPSPILTAGSEKPECIN
- the rfbD gene encoding dTDP-4-dehydrorhamnose reductase, whose translation is MSDRLVITGAGGQLGTLVAAQAIREGRDVLARTSGEWDITDPALADEIIQPGDVVINCAAYTDVDGAETDEARAYAVNATGPENLARACARAGASLIHVSTDYVFNGDFGGADPRPYEPDDTTGPQGVYAASKLAGEQAVQAALPEAVVVRTAWVYTGGSDRGDFVAVMQRLAGRDGPIKVVDDQTGSPTYAADLAAALLELAASPVRGRVLHAANEGVVSRFEWARAVFEESGADPARVTPCSSDEFPRPAARPSYSALSGRSWAAAGLTPLRPWRAALNAALTAAADRPLPSTRD
- a CDS encoding glycosyltransferase family 2 protein — encoded protein: MTDVLPVVAVTYSPGPHLERFLASLSLATDRPVGVLLADNGSTDGTPEAAVERYPNVRLMPTGANLGYGTAVNRTIEHLSQARGGEWDRFDREWVIVANPDVQWGPGSIDALLEAAARWPRAGALGPLIRDPDGSVYPSARHLPSLIRGGMHAMLGPVWPRNRWTRAYRQEHLDPSERPVGWLSGSCLLVRRSAFDQIGGFDERYFMYMEDVDLGDRLGKAGWQSIYVPTAEVLHHKGHSTGRDPGRHLAAHHRSTYIFLADRNTGFWRAPLRWTLRGSLAVRSRVMVRNAVRRSRRAAREELAEGRR
- a CDS encoding sugar phosphate nucleotidyltransferase, with the translated sequence MATHDVDAVVLVGGKGTRLRPLTLSAPKPMLPTAGLPFLTHLLSRIAAAGIEHVVLGTSYRAEVFEAEFGDGSKLGLQIDYVTEEKPLGTGGGIANVAEKLRHDTVMVFNGDVLSGTDLGELLAFHRDHQADVTLHLVRVSDPRAFGCVPTDSDGRVTAFLEKTQDPPTDQINAGCYVFQRPIIDRIPRGREVSVEREVFPALLSDPDVKVCGYVDATYWRDMGTPEDFVRGSADLVRGIAPSPALHGQRGESLVHDGAAVAPGALLIGGTVVGRGAEIGPGARLDGAVIFDGVKVEAGSVIERSIIGFGARIGPRALIRDGVIGDGADIGARCELLRGARVWPGVSIPDGGIRYSSDV
- a CDS encoding NUDIX hydrolase, with amino-acid sequence MSVRESVITLLTDWEAPNPAQDSLREAVLGFVLARDDSCLRECEPGHVTASTLVLDETGERVLLTLHPRLGRWVQLGGHCEDDEDILAAALREATEESGVANLWLRPELVAVHVHPVTCSLGVPTRHLDLQFMAHAPAGAQIVLSDESDDLRWWPAGELPSGTDHALEYLVQQSLRRV
- a CDS encoding class I SAM-dependent methyltransferase; its protein translation is MNTFAGKAAVTADKIRGGYYTPAPIARFLAGWVTQAGPRVLEPSCGDGQILRELAALSDQARGVELVGAEAAKARTFAPVDTADLFSWSGGRDWDGVAGNPPYIRFGHWPAQQREPALAALHREGLRPNRLTNAWVPFVVASTTLVREGGRVGLVLPAELLQVGYAAQLRDFLVSRYREITLLSFGRLVFEGVLQEVVLFCGVVGPGPARIRTVQLDDADALVAADLDVPSAPALRHDHEKWTTYFLEPSQICTLRGLRESGRLTRLGLLAEVDVGIVTGRNSFFTFTDAQADELGLTPYCVPLVSRSVQLSGLVYDNDCRTSDLTTGQRAWLLHAPARPQDGALLAHIAAGEAAGVHRGYKCSLRKPWWVTPSLWVPDLFMLRQIHLSARLTVNGAGATSTDTVHRVRVAPGTEPHALAAVFHNSATFAFAEIMGRSYGGGILELEPAEAERLPVPPPACADPDLAGDVDLLLRANEIEKALDLVDRRVLIEKLGVSPEVVAQCRAAWLALRHRRTARRARSGSR